A section of the Hemibagrus wyckioides isolate EC202008001 linkage group LG04, SWU_Hwy_1.0, whole genome shotgun sequence genome encodes:
- the LOC131351987 gene encoding snaclec agglucetin subunit alpha-2-like gives MKSIFFIFLLAVGCGVTVGLIREYIFKSTLLDWLHAQSYCRKNYRDLATVTSLVENKLLLQSGSSAYGSWIGLYRNSSIWTWSDGEPLTFPNWFGYLSFLGIFQYDCVVTSSNYGFVPNYNCANKRSFYCYRFLILVKEKKTWEEAQEFCRTNYTGLVSVTSESSLQQLINGTVEMETESVWTGLRFVNGKWFWVSGEQLGSLVSMPSCPVQSYSCGALNTMTNTLNNQNCNERLNFICYWK, from the exons ATGAAATcgatcttttttattttcctgctgGCGGTGGGTTGTGGTGTAACTGTAGGTCTGATAAGAGAATATATTTTCAAAAGCACTTTATTAGATTGGCTTCATGCTCAGTCATATTGCAGAAAAAATTACAGAGATCTGGCTACTGTCACCTCTTTGGTTGAAAACAAACTACTTTTACAATCAGGAAGCTCTGCTTATGGAAGTTGGATTGGGCTGTACAGGAATTCAAGCATCTGGACGTGGTCTGATGGAGAACCACTTACTTTCCCAAACTGGTTTGGTTATTTAAGTTTTCTTGGAATATTCCAGTATGATTGTGTTGTCACATCATCTAACTATGGATTTGTTCCAAACTACAACTGTGCTAATAAAAGGAGTTTTTATTGCTATCGGTTCCTGATCCTGGTAAAGGAGAAGAAGACCTGGGAAGAGGCTCAGGAGTTCTGCAGGACTAATTACACTGGTTTGGTCTCTGTGACCTCTGAGTCGAGCCTGCAGCAGCTGATAAATGGGACGgtggagatggagacagagagcgTGTGGACCGGCCTGCGCTTCGTGAATGGAAAATGGTTCTGGGTGAGCGGGGAGCAGCTGGGGAGCCTGGTCTCAATGCCTTCATGTCCAGTTCAATCTTACAGTTGTGGAGCTCTCAACACCATGACAAACACCTTGAACAACCAGAACTGCAACGAGAGGCTGAACTTCATCTGCTACTGGAA GTGA